A genomic stretch from Pithys albifrons albifrons isolate INPA30051 chromosome 28, PitAlb_v1, whole genome shotgun sequence includes:
- the GOLT1A gene encoding vesicle transport protein GOT1A isoform X1 encodes MVSLTDFQHKWARGIGVGLVGFGLFFLLFGMLLYFDSVLLAFGNILFLSGLVFIIGFRRTFTFFFQRPKLKGTSFFFGGLLIVLMRWPILGMLLEAYGFITLFRSFFPVAFGFLGSLANIPLLSQLLQKMGDSGSMV; translated from the exons ATGGTGTCTCTGACCGACTTCCAGCATAAGTGGGCACGGG GGATTGGAGTGGGACTGGTCGGCTTTggcctcttcttcctcctttttggGATGCTCCTGTACTTTGACTCGGTGCTCCTGGCCTTTGGGAAC atcctcttcctctctggcttgGTCTTCATCATTGGCTTCAGGAGGACCTTCACCTTCTTCTTCCAGCGGCCGAAGCTGAAGGGCACCAGcttcttttttggggggttgcTCATCGTGCTCATGCGCTGGCCCatcctggggatgctgctggaggCCTATGGCTTCATCACCCTCTTCAG GAGCTTTTTCCCAGtggcttttgggtttttgggcTCGCTGGCAAACATTCCCCTGCTGAGCCAG CTCTTGCAGAAGATGGGAGACAGCGGCTCCATGGtgtga
- the GOLT1A gene encoding vesicle transport protein GOT1A isoform X2, with protein sequence MVSLTDFQRIGVGLVGFGLFFLLFGMLLYFDSVLLAFGNILFLSGLVFIIGFRRTFTFFFQRPKLKGTSFFFGGLLIVLMRWPILGMLLEAYGFITLFRSFFPVAFGFLGSLANIPLLSQLLQKMGDSGSMV encoded by the exons ATGGTGTCTCTGACCGACTTCCAGC GGATTGGAGTGGGACTGGTCGGCTTTggcctcttcttcctcctttttggGATGCTCCTGTACTTTGACTCGGTGCTCCTGGCCTTTGGGAAC atcctcttcctctctggcttgGTCTTCATCATTGGCTTCAGGAGGACCTTCACCTTCTTCTTCCAGCGGCCGAAGCTGAAGGGCACCAGcttcttttttggggggttgcTCATCGTGCTCATGCGCTGGCCCatcctggggatgctgctggaggCCTATGGCTTCATCACCCTCTTCAG GAGCTTTTTCCCAGtggcttttgggtttttgggcTCGCTGGCAAACATTCCCCTGCTGAGCCAG CTCTTGCAGAAGATGGGAGACAGCGGCTCCATGGtgtga